From Pantoea vagans:
CGGCAATTTGCGGCATCCCTGGCGGGAACTTCAGCTTACGACGTGGAGGTTTTTCAGATGTCATAGGAGACTCAAACATGTTTAGCTCCTCCGTCCGCGATAGCATTGACGATCGACGCCACCGAAAGCTGCTCCAGCGGAATTTCGGCCACCTGCTTCAGATCGCGCATGATCAACACCCGATCGGCATAACCGACCAGCTCTTCGAGTTCAGAGGAGATCACCAGCAGCGCCAGACCATCGGCGCAGAGGGATTCAATTAAACGGATAATCTCGGCGTGTGCGCCTACATCAATGCCGCGCGTCGGTTCGTCGAGGATTAAAAACTGCGGTTTAGTCACCAGCCAGCGCGACAGCAACACCTTCTGCTGGTTGCCGCCCGATAACAGCTCCACCGGCTGCTCGGCGTGCGGCGTGCGAATACCCAGGCTCTTAATAAAACGATCGGCAATCGCCTGCTGCTCGCGCTTCTTAATTGGCCGTAACCAGCCGCGCTGCGCCTGCAAGGCCAGAATAATATTTTCGCGAACGGAGGCCGCGCCGATAATCCCATCCGTCTTCCGATCTTCCGGGCAAAACCCCATGCCGAGCTGCGAGGCTCTCGCCGGATTAGTAATCTTCTGCACTTTACCTTTGATCTTCGCGGTCCCGCGATCGGCCCGACGAATACCAAACAGCACTTCAGCGGTCTCGGTGCGGCCTGAACCCAGCAGACCGGCCAGGCCGACGACTTCACCGGGACGCACCGCCAGGTTAAAGGGTTCGATGGTCCCCTTCCTGCCGTAATCTTCAAACGACACCACCGGCTGATTACTGCGCAGCGTGCTGCCCTGACGCTGTAATGCAGTCTCCAGCAGCTCACGACCCAGCATCAGCTTAATCAGTTCAATCTGCGGCAGCGTGGCGGTATCGCGAGTGGCGATAAACTGCCCGTTACGCAGCACGGTAATCCGGTCAGTAATGCGGTAAACCTGGTCGAGAAAGTGGGTCACAAAAATCAGGCTCATCCCTTTGGCTTTCAGCTGCGCCATCAGGGTAAACAGCATTTCGACTTCGCTGGCATCCAGGCTGGCTGTCGGCTCATCGAGGATCAGCACCTGGGCCGAAAGATCCACCGCGCGACAGATGGCAACAATCTGCTGCATCGCCACCGAGTAGTGACCCAGCGGACGTGTCACGTCGAGGGCAAACCCGTAGTTTCGCATCAGCGCATCGGCATCACGCACCATGCGGCGACGGTCGATCATACCAAAGCGACGCGGCTCTCGACCAATATAGAGGTTATCTGCCACCGACATGTTCGG
This genomic window contains:
- a CDS encoding sugar ABC transporter ATP-binding protein, which gives rise to MMTQNEIPLLSISGVSKGFPGVKALSNVSFDIRKGEIMALLGENGAGKSTLIKVLTGVYSRDAGTITLNGEPITPHNTAQAQEMGIGTVYQEVNMLPNMSVADNLYIGREPRRFGMIDRRRMVRDADALMRNYGFALDVTRPLGHYSVAMQQIVAICRAVDLSAQVLILDEPTASLDASEVEMLFTLMAQLKAKGMSLIFVTHFLDQVYRITDRITVLRNGQFIATRDTATLPQIELIKLMLGRELLETALQRQGSTLRSNQPVVSFEDYGRKGTIEPFNLAVRPGEVVGLAGLLGSGRTETAEVLFGIRRADRGTAKIKGKVQKITNPARASQLGMGFCPEDRKTDGIIGAASVRENIILALQAQRGWLRPIKKREQQAIADRFIKSLGIRTPHAEQPVELLSGGNQQKVLLSRWLVTKPQFLILDEPTRGIDVGAHAEIIRLIESLCADGLALLVISSELEELVGYADRVLIMRDLKQVAEIPLEQLSVASIVNAIADGGAKHV